The genomic stretch GGCTGGCAAGGTTGGTTTCTGTAACCATATCTCAGCCTTAATGCTAAAGATCTGCAAATTCACTCTGTTTGAGGCAAAATCCACAAAAGATCTATGTGAAGAGAAAGATGAAAATCCAGAGTTGGCATGCACATCCCAGCTGCAAAAGTGGCACAAGAAAGGTGGTGGAGAAAACATTTTCCCACAACCAGTCATGGAGGTTGTTGTGAAAAAGACTAGACTGGATGAGTCGAGCAGTCCACGAGGTGGTGCAGGTGTGAAATGCCTGCTGTATGAAGCACGCAAGCAGCCTAACTATGATCCTGTACGTGAAAATACTTTCAAATGTGAACTTTCCACACTTGACCCTAACATGGGTTTTGCTCAAATGAATGAAGGAACTTCAAGTACTGAGCTGGCAAGCTCTAAATTTGGGAAATGCCCTGTTGGCTCCATTTTGAGCTATCAGACATCATTCACTGAGTCAAACTTTTCCGCTGTGGCCAATTTGACCTCAGTACCAAGAAACAACACTCCAGTAAATGCCCAAGAACTTAATCATTATCCGAGATTTCCTTTGAGCAATGAAAATGACATGGTTGTACCAAGAGAGCTGAGTGACACTGAAGAGGCGTTAATCAAGGATTTAATTGTTGACGAGGACAGAATTCATTCAATAGAAAGTGCTACCAGGGAACAAGCAGGATGTGATGAATGGAAGACACAACGCACCTACCGCTTCACAGCTTCTAAATACCATCTTATCTCAAGGCGACAAAGAAATCATCAAAGTTTCGCTCAATCACTGATGCATCCCAAGCCCTTTTCATCAAAGTATGTAACACATGGCTTAAAGTATGAACCTATTGCCCTTCAGCAATATGAAAAGTTTATGTTCAACAGAAAAACCCCTGTTGCAGTTCTCAAAAGTGGATTTGTGGTGTCAAAAAGTTGTCCTGTGCTTGGTGCATCGCCAGATGCCAAAGTTGTTGACTTTGGATGTTCACTTTGCTTTGGGCTAGCCGAGGTAAAATGCCCTCACACAAAATTCCATGTCACACCCCTGGAGGCCTGCTCTGACCCCACCtttttcatggaaaaagtcaGTGATACGGAATGTAAACTTAAGAGGGACCATCCTTATTACGCCCAAGTTCAAGGACAATTGGGGGTTACTGGAGCCAAGTGGTGTGACTTTATCGTGTATACTGGAAAGGGGATTTATATTGAGAGAATACCATTTGATGCAACCTATTGGCAAAACCTCAGGACCGAACTTCTTCAGTATTACTTTGAGCATTTTTTGAAATTTGCAGCAGCAGAttttcaaaattcagctgaagcTCATTAGGTATTAAATGAACATTTCCTCAAAATGTTGCATGTTTCAATTGTGCACCTGGTGTTAAGATCCATTGCTTTAACATGTTTCAACTACTTGTGcacgaaaaaaaaactgtattttGACACATTTCCCATTTTATTATACTGATATTGTTTGTAAATTATATTGCTTACAAATAGCTTTATTTATCTTGCTGCAGGCATTCAGATTGTAGGGAAAGGTGCAAGTAAAAGCAGGTGccaattatttttttggctagatattattttatttcttgcttttttatGTTCACTTTATTTTGCTCTGTTTCCCACTATCTGAatacctggaacaggctattcaTTTGTCTATCTTGGCAGTTTTGACAATGTATTTATTGGCCTGATTCAACAACACAAATCCTCCTTACAGGCCACCCTTTAATTATGGttctttattaatatttttaggacaaaacttacaaaaattattcacagttaaaaatttttagaTATTACAACAAATTCATTCCACCAGTTTCATATGTATATTGAGTGAATAGGGAGACCATAAAGGAGAATTGGATTGTTCACAATCCCGTTCACATGGAGACTTCAATGTTAATGTTAGGTTGTTTCAAGGTAGTACCAGTGAcacatttacaaaaataaaattaatatcaatAGTCATTAAAATTTGTTGGAACATAATACTGGTAGCTTCAATTTGTTGAGAGGATGACTAACACATAATTTTTTTGGGGGTAAGCTTGCAGTTAAATAGAAATAATGTTGGGTTGCGCATTGCATAATATCGCACACACAGACCACATTTGGTTTACAAGGCCAAGCTGGTGGAGGGGTATAACCCCATCCCAAATGTggaaattttttatcttgttgATTGCACGTTCTACATGTATGCGCAAGCTGGCAATTTCTTGAGTCTTCACAACATCCTCAGCGGGCATTTGGCTAGAACTTCCTAGAAAAGGGGGAATGTTTAAGGAAACTCCCGGTGGTAACAGATCTTGAATGGTGAACCCTTTGTCTGCCATGACTGAGTCATTGTCTTCAAAAGGCAAATCAAGGAAACCACTTCTCGCAACTATCTCCCGATCTGAAATGCTTCCTGTGTAGAGTTGACTTATAAAGGTTATGGCACCTCCGGGACTGATTCCAATGAGACCTTTAAGGGTTGTATGATGTTTGTAATTACTAAACAATTCACCATTCAGTTGTAGACTACTTGGCATCTGGCACCTAACTTCTGTGCAGTCAATAATAACTCTGGTCgatgaatattttttcttaaaatcctcCGGCATAGTTTTGTCAATAGCTGTTCTAGAAGGCCAAATATTGATTTGCCCTAACCTAAGGTACATAAAATTAAGCCAGGTAATAAAAACCCGACTTACTGTAGACACTGAAACGTTAAAAAGATTTGCAAGATGTTCTTCGGGTAGGCCTTGTCTGAGTCTGCACATAACAGCAAAATATTCATCAATTGGCCTCAAGTTTCTTGGTCTGCCCAGTTTTCTTGACGGTTCTCCCTCTGATTCGTCATAGAATTCCGCTGGAACAGAAACGTTTGACTGAGAAAGCCAGTAGGCTATGTTTTCCCCTTCATCTCCTGGATTCAAATAATTAAAGACAGCCAAAAATGTGCTCCAATTTGGGAAACCAGTGTAAAATCTCATTGAAGAGTCATCTTCTTTAAATCTGTCTACcgaaaataattgtttttgaagCGCCTTAATACGTCGAAAGGCAATTTCCAACTGAGATTTTTGTTCCAATACTTGCTGTCTAAGTTCTGTCTCACTTCCAATTTCCGGTTCTGTTTGCATCTCCGCATCTCTCACACTGCAAGAAAATGACGTGCTTCCATCGGCGCTCTCGGCGAATTCAACTGAGTCGTTTGCAGAGTTAACCGGAACGTCATCCGTTAAATCTACGGATGAAACATTTAATTTACGGGCTGCTTTACTTGGAGGTATTTCGAAGTTTCGTGCAATCGGATCCTTTCTCTTGCGTGGTGATGTTCTAATCCATGCGAACACGGAAGGC from Porites lutea chromosome 1, jaPorLute2.1, whole genome shotgun sequence encodes the following:
- the LOC140949138 gene encoding uncharacterized protein; this encodes MPTHCCVPECTKKGCRDENGNKISFFKFPIDDPQLKRRWLHAIRRDEGKYFKVTEATKVCSRHFRSGEIKKTLAGKNELRAGVVPSVFAWIRTSPRKRKDPIARNFEIPPSKAARKLNVSSVDLTDDVPVNSANDSVEFAESADGSTSFSCSVRDAEMQTEPEIGSETELRQQVLEQKSQLEIAFRRIKALQKQLFSVDRFKEDDSSMRFYTGFPNWSTFLAVFNYLNPGDEGENIAYWLSQSNVSVPAEFYDESEGEPSRKLGRPRNLRPIDEYFAVMCRLRQGLPEEHLANLFNVSVSTVSRVFITWLNFMYLRLGQINIWPSRTAIDKTMPEDFKKKYSSTRVIIDCTEVRCQMPSSLQLNGELFSNYKHHTTLKGLIGISPGGAITFISQLYTGSISDREIVARSGFLDLPFEDNDSVMADKGFTIQDLLPPGVSLNIPPFLQMWSVCAILCNAQPNIISI
- the LOC140949048 gene encoding uncharacterized protein, whose amino-acid sequence is MAALATLGASLLEENDIPGASLWGRKPSELKNEELKFWLKCRGDPAKGLKTKAELVKRVEEYIRSGRDKSIVDPDPNGLYTKRKQQRRSTLSASSIEPSQDISPVTYPDNGWSTSLTKMPMFTKAEMNEHITRSGKHIANKDHHSVPTSLRKAKTFLEDEYLHEIMATSDQHCFYFKAKCCHSFRKNDPPHSLKLALCIVKGDVLDSNCTCVAGKVGFCNHISALMLKICKFTLFEAKSTKDLCEEKDENPELACTSQLQKWHKKGGGENIFPQPVMEVVVKKTRLDESSSPRGGAGVKCLLYEARKQPNYDPVRENTFKCELSTLDPNMGFAQMNEGTSSTELASSKFGKCPVGSILSYQTSFTESNFSAVANLTSVPRNNTPVNAQELNHYPRFPLSNENDMVVPRELSDTEEALIKDLIVDEDRIHSIESATREQAGCDEWKTQRTYRFTASKYHLISRRQRNHQSFAQSLMHPKPFSSKYVTHGLKYEPIALQQYEKFMFNRKTPVAVLKSGFVVSKSCPVLGASPDAKVVDFGCSLCFGLAEVKCPHTKFHVTPLEACSDPTFFMEKVSDTECKLKRDHPYYAQVQGQLGVTGAKWCDFIVYTGKGIYIERIPFDATYWQNLRTELLQYYFEHFLKFAAADFQNSAEAH